DNA sequence from the Acinonyx jubatus isolate Ajub_Pintada_27869175 chromosome A3, VMU_Ajub_asm_v1.0, whole genome shotgun sequence genome:
ctcctggggattcgtcCTACTTCCTCACTagagcactgccaggcactgagctctggaacttcagattctgtgctccacTATTTATAGAATTCTAATGGTATTGtaaccctctccttttttcccataaaggttttggggaacagatttcttgttcagtcaccTGTGAGTgtcttcactttttctctctctttctctccagctacttttgggggagtgcttttcttgcacaatCCTGATGCACCtcactttccctctttctctgtcctctctctgcaaaaatatCTCCCTAGCCTCCCcggcttttctctccccagttcacctcttctcactacatacctgctgaattctgtagcTCAagttgtacagattgttgtgcagatcaatttcctaggtgttcaaaaatggtttggtgctgatctagctgcgttttagggatgagacaagctcagggtctccatgctgctccaccatcttaactccttccttctttttcttaaaagcaggagATGAAATTCCTATGTGAAAAATGTCCTCCcttttcaagataatttttatcttttctgttcctGCTTGTAACGCAGGCTGCAATGAGTGGTATGTGGAAGAGAGCACCCCCTTCCAGGCTTCCTGACTCCATTTCAAATGAGGTGTCCTTCAAGTGTCTGAgaggctcaattggttaagtgtctgactcttgatcttggctcaggtcatgatctcatggtttgtgggtttgagccccacatcaggttctgccctgacagtgcagaacctgcttgggattctgtctctccctctctttgcctctcccccactcactctttctctgtctctctcaaaataaataaataaacttaaaaaaataaatgaggtgtCCTTTGTGCCTTTTCACATTTACCCCTTTTGGTCAAGATCTTCCCTTGAAAGCAGCACCAATTGCAAATCAGGTTTTTCCCATTTAATGGTTTTGTTCTTTATTGTCAGAAAGGCCCTGTCCTGGCTGTCATGTCCATGCTGGAGGGAAAGTGCACCAATTGGAAACCACTGAGACCACATGTGAATAACTAGGAAGGGTAAGAGGGATAACTTTCAGGCCTCTTCCACCTACAGTCTATATCTTATCAAGGTCATAATGCTGGAGATCAACTCCAAGCATTGAAACAGCATCGCCCTGTTTGGTGCATTGTTTCTGCAGACATTTGACAGGCAACAGGTACAAGGTTTAGAAATAATTATGCAAAGCAGAATTAGAAGTAATGTGACAAATCCAGTTTGTATGATGACTCTAAACCAGGAGCTCAAACCTGAAGGTAGCCAGCTAAACAGATCAAAAGACCATGGGAAAATATCTTGTAACCTGTGTGCTTGTTCTCTAATCTTGTGTGATTGAATTTCTACTTCTTTAGAGGCATTTATCCATGTATAACAAGTGGAATTCACTATTGCACAAATGTCTCCttcttcattaaataaataatcaaaggcCATGTGACTGTCCATAACTACTTTAGCCAAGGAGTCAAGTGATCATTGTTGGGCTGCTACTGCTTTGGCTGTGGGACTGGCTAGCTTTCCTAATGTTAGGGAGAGATTTCTGGTCATGTATTTATTGGCAAGGGAAATAGGTTCTCTTATGGAAGCAAATATTGAGTCATGTACCCCTCCTGGAAGTTTTCGTTGAGAGTGGTCATGGAGGCTCAATGGCAGGACCAAAGGGAAACTTCTGATCTGTTATAGATGCTAACTGGGACAGTTTAGTGTTCTTGTAAGCATTGACTCCTGATTCACTAGCTGTCTAAACATTAAGACCTCTGGGAAATGCTGTCCActgcaaacaaaaatgaaaccaggTGAGGCATGCAAGACTCCAGCTTTGGTTACTGATAGATCCATTAACTTTAATTTCCTAACTGGCCCTTTCAAACCGTGGGTTGGAGGAGTTTGGGATAGCATTCTGTGAGAAGCCATACCTTCTAAAAGAGTCTTTTCTAAAAACCTTGCAAAGAGGTGTAAACAACTTCTAAACTTTTGGCAGAATTACAAATATCTGGGACGGTGTCACCAGAATTCCTAGCCTTGTAAGTAGTTACAACATATGCAGGacgttctttttttaaaagttcttttaaataAGGATCACTGCCTGattacaaatatgaaaacacaagGCAACAAAGTATGAGCCTATCAAAGAGTGATTATAGGCTGGCCttgaggagttaagatggtgtgTGTACAGAATGGAAAGGGTAGTTGTTCTTGTACTGGCCTTTTCAGTTGGCTACACAGCTTCTTTCGTTGCTCAATGTACTGGGATATAAGAACAGTGGATTTCAAACATGTTGGATCATTCCACAGTAAGAAATATAGTGTATTTTATGGTCCAGCTcatacctaaatatataaaaccatataagtaactgaaataaaagtttaatgaaCTAATGtatatttcctgttttcagtATATGCCATGCATGCACTCTATTTTGtactttatgaaattatttttaagcttatgtatatcataaataaatctatattatCTATAAATTATAGATAGAACTGaagattatttatatatatagatataaataatatgcatattttctatttaaataaatgtcaatCATAACTCAGCAATGGTCTGTGACTACAGTTTGAACAAGAAGTCACAGTAAAGCCTTCTATGGTAGGAGAAGGCTCTCATGAAAGTTCCGTAGCTTCTCACCTTCCAAAGGGGCTTCTGCTACTTTGCCCACATTCTTTCAGCTTCAATGCACACAGTCTGTGCAGAGTTAATTTATATTTAGTATTCTAAGTGTTCTGActttttctcttgggtttatTTTGTGTTCTCAGCTCctcttccaacttttttttttttttacaataatgtTTGCTGTGTTTTCCTTGGCTGAATTCTTTCATGTGTTGGGGTCCTCAGCTGGGTCCACTTGGTTCTGTTCTACATGGGCTTTCATGTTGCAACAAGGTAACCAAGGCCTGTGCTCACAATGGTGAGAGGATGTGCTCTAGGTCCTTAGGGCTTAGGCTTGGAATTGGCCCATAGACACTTCTGCTACATTCCATGGAATCGGAGAGTGGACTCCATGTCTCAGGGAGGGGAACTGCAAAGTCATCTTTGCAAAGTGTGTGGACAGAGGGAGGTTTAAAGAACCGTAACCATTTTGTCAGTCTAGCCCAGTATTAATTCCAAATAAAcctatattttcctatttttaaaaagataatcataCCTACTGTTCAAGACTATTATCTGTTCACTCCTTCTCTCCCAAAAGATGAACTCTttagacttgttttgtttttctgcgcTTCTGATCCCCCTAGGATGAGCATGgtaggattattttatttcttccttccccataTTTATTCCTTGAGTTTGAGGTTCATTTATTGCACAAAGGAGCTTGAttattccaacaccatttgttgaaaagagtgtTTTCCTACACTGAATTGACtttaaatcaaagtaaaaaacCAGTAGGCTATCAAGGGTTATGTTTCTTGACTATTCTGTTCCAAGTATCTTTATACAACTTTGCAAGAACCATACGCTAGCTTAATAGGATTTGGGGATAGGTTCCTTGGGATTTTCACAACACAATGCATATAATCATACAATGTTTCTAGGTATACATATAATCATGCTGTATATGAATAAGGAGAACATATAGTTGggtcatatttttattcattttgacaatttcttttaatttagatcACTTACATCTAACGTAATTATTGATGTGTTGTGTTTGGATTTAatttagtattttagtatttgcttttgtttgctacctctttttttgattttctcattttgctaatatttcctacctttccattcattttaaaagtgtttatccTTACTTCTTGGAACGTTTGGTAATAGTCAATATCTGAGTTATGTCAGCATtggcatctgttttttttttttaagttgaactatagttgacacacaatgttacattagtttcaaggaTACAAAGAGTGATTCAAtaactctatatgttatgctatgctccccacaggtgtagctaccatctgtcaccatacaatgccattgcaataccattgactatattctctatacTATGTCTTCCGCCCCcttgacttactcattccattaCTAGAAGCCTGTACTTCCcactccttcacccattttgtccctCCTTCTATCCTTGCCCCCCATGGCAACCAgtagtttgttccctgtatttgtgggtctatttctggtttttgtttgtttgttttatttttcagattatacatataagtaaaattatatgatatttgtctttctctgtctgacttgtttcacctagcataataccctctaggtccatctgtgttgtaaatggcaagatcttattcctttttatggctatatctatctatttttatggatatatctatctatctatcttacatcgtctttatccattcatctattgatggacacttgggttgctttcatatcttggctattgtaaaaaatgctgcaataaacatagggatgtgtgtattttttgaattagtgtttttgttttctttggataaacatgcagtagtggaattactggagcATATGGTATTcctaattttttgaagaaccgcCATACTAtatccaaagtggctgtacctatttacattcccactaacagtgcacgaggtttcttttttctctacattctcaccatcacttgttatttcttatcttcttaATTCTAGCCTTGGtgtttgttaattgttttgtttttttttccatgggaGCTGAAATTTTCTTGGTTCTTCATATGCTGAGTAGTTTCAGATTGCATCCTGGCCATTTTGAAAGTTATGTAATGAGACTCTGTATCTTGTTTAAATCCTCTGGGGAATGTTGGTATTTCTTTTCTCAACAGGCAGTTAACCCATTGGGCTCAGGTTCCAAGTTGTGACCAGCCTTCTGTCGGTTGTGGTCTCAATGTCAGCTTCGTGTCAAAGCAAGACTTTGCCGTgctgcttgtatctgtgttgagtGTGGGTCTTCAAGTGGCCAGTCTGGCTGGGTGGTGCTTGATCCCTTCATTCAGTTCTACAAGTCTTTGGTGTTCAGTGTAGGATTAGGCCTGCACTTATGCAAATTAGGGTTGTGTTCCTGAGATCCTCACTCCCCACAATCTCTCTAGTACTGTCTGGTTCCCTAAGCCTCCCATACCCTGCTCTGCTGGGCAGGTCCATATCTACACCCAGTTCTGGGGCCACAGAACAGGACAGATATAGGAAAAAAGCAACAAGGGTTTGCTTCTTGGACCTACAGCTGCTCTGAGCAGAGGTGTCTCCCCTCCTGAAACACTGATGTGCTCTGTGCTGCCACCACTGGATTCCCCAGGGGCCAGGGCATCAgggagcagagaaaagaaaacatgagggtCACTCCTACTGTCTGTCTCATGAGTTCCTTGACTGCTTCTTGAGAAGGAATAGAAGACTTCTCCCAGAGCTCTCTCCACACCCTGGTGCcctcttctaggttcttggcttcTTGAGGCCCAGACTGGGGGACACAAGAAGAAAATCAATGGTAAACTTTCCTGGTTCTTTGGTATTTAAAATTCTAATCTTCTTTTGTCTGTCTGCTGCTATGTATGTTTtagagtgtctgggtggctgctGCATGCATTCTGTCCAGGTTTTGGTGTTTATTCTTTGGTAGAGCCAGGGTGTCATGTGTTAACTCTGTCTTACCTGGAACTGAAACATTTCATcccaatattttaaaagccaCTTTTCCATGAAACACTCTACATCCATGAAGCCTGTATTCTGGGGTTTCAGGGTTGTCTTCCTTCCTCTAGTAACTGACTTCCCTGAAGGAGTATAGAgggcccttctctttccttccctttgggaATGCCTTTGGGGAAAAGACAGAATTCTGACTTCCCTTGGGACCCACACTTTCCTTTGTCTCTAGCCATGTTTGTAAGAAGAACTGAACCCACCCTTATCAGGGATGTCTCTGATGGAACCAGGCCGATCAGTGCAGACCATAGCCTTACCTACAAATAGGTAGAGACAGGCACATTTTCTCCAACCCCAGTCAATGGTGGAGCATCAGTTGTGTGCTGGCCCTCCCAGAACAATGAGCCATTTCCCTCTTTCACAGGAACTTCCAGAAAGCCCATAGTCTCTCTCTGCACTGGATGGAGCAGGGATATGGGGCTAGATTGGTGCAGCCAGCCTGCTCCAAGGCATTGCCAGCCATAGAACAGGACCAATCCTTGGGGGAATAGAACAGAGAAGACTTTGGGCATATTTTCCACGGGAATAGACCAGACTCAATCCTCTCTTATTCACACTCCTCATTTAGAGGAGGACTCAGTGCATGCTCCATGGTTTTGTCTGAAGTTTTCTCTGGGTACATGACACATTTGCCCATTGTGGAATAGGCCAAAAGTGGCAGACAATGTATGCACTTTGGAGCAGCCACGATACATGTCAGGCAGGAGTTGAGGACTCAATATTCTAGTTTGTGCCTCAGATGGACAAACATACTTTTGAGGTATATGCTCCATATTGTCTCCCAGACATCCTCATGGAACACAGCCCCACCTGCGCACAGCAGTAAACTACTCATCAGCAATCTGGAACTggcttccttccttgcctctctcaTTGTGCTTCCTGGTACCAACAGAACCTGCTATGCAGTTGTCCTACAGGCAGATGTGACAGACCATGGAGTCTTCACCTATCTGAAGAAGAACAGCTTTAAGCTAGAAATGACCAGTGGAGGAATGGCCTTTAGAAGCTTCCGTTCAGCTGTTCAgcctctcctctttctcatttccataGAGGTGGTATTGGTCTATATTTAAGACCCTTCTGGCTGCAATAATGGGTGATCCTTTGTCAgaagcaacaaaggaaaaaacaaaagtattttccTGCTGCTGAGTCAAGAGAGATGGATCACAGTACTGCACAGGGACACAGCCACTACTTCAGCTTGTGTTCCCCACTGCTGGGACAGTGTCCTGTCCTACTGCccatctccctccttttctcatgCATCTCCATGTGCCAAGGAGACTGCCTTGTCTCAGTCTTGCTGAGTTTATTAcaagaagtttaattttaaaataatctgacCCTTACAGAAATGCTGTAATTACAATGCAAAGAACTTTTCCCCTGAAACATTTGAGAGGAAGTTGATGAAGTGATGCCTCATCACCCTGAATATGTTAATGAGTGATTCCTACAAAGAGGCACATTCTCCTCCCTAACCACAATGCAAACATGAAGGCCAAAGAGTGAACACAGGCATACCTCCTGCCTGATTCTCAGTGCCTGTCAGGGAATGAGCATGCTTCCTCCAGCCTCAGCCAATGGCAACGTGGCAGGATATGTGTGCTGGGCCTCCCAGGATAAGGGATCTCCTCCTCCCAAGTTCCCCATAACAAAAGGATGAAGAACCATGGGCACACTTGCTCTTCCATCTGGAAatgttcctcagtctttccttgacttttacgaccttgacatttttgaagggCCATTATAGTACAGAATTTCcctaagtttttatttgtctaaTGTGCGTGCTAGCATGGCATCCTGGTAAGGGCTCTTCTGGTGCAGAAGCTTATCTTTAGATTTCTCCTGGTCTGTGCCCATTGGCCTCGGTGAACACacacctcccacctcctctcaAGGCTCCAGCTCTGACTCTGCCCCCTTGAAAATGGGAAGCTCTGGTCTTTCAGTGGTTGCCTTGCCAGCTGCCTTGATCTCTCACAACTTCTGAAATAGTAACAATCAGACCCATTTAGAGCTAAGGAGTAGGAATGTCCTTGTAGAAAGCATGTGTATTCACTGGTTTATCATCTCAAAGACAAGGTCAGAGTTGTGGGATGAGACAGGAGAGCAGAAACCTATTGGCTTTGTTCTGGGCTCCCCAAGCATTTGAACTACATTGGTGCTTGATCCTGGTTCTGATTTATGGCTGAATGACTAAGGAAAAGACCTTTCCTTTGcaccattaaaaaaaccccaacattGTTATCTAAACCTTCATATCTCTCAAGAGGATAAAATATTCTTATAACAGGTGGTTGCTCTGCTGTGTTCTGTTGAGTTTTCCCAAGGAATGATCAATGTCAAATGTGATACAAGAATTAGACACCCAGGCAAGCATCAGATATTCTGAGACACGTGGCACAGCTTTGAGAAGGGCCAACATTAGCCCCTAGTGCTCTTGGACAACACTGATGCTCTGGAAAGAGGCAGCAGTGCTCAGGCCAGCTGGGAGACCAGAGGAGAGCCAGCATGTGCAAGCTGGGTTGTGTTCAAGGAAGAGGTTCTCTTCCCTTTTGCTCCCCCTGCTGACACATGTGGACCAGAGGGGAGTGCCAGCAGGTGTTTATAGGAGCAGCATGCCCTCTGGAACCATATGCTTCTCTTTTTTGTAATTCAGGATTTTCCTGAGTCCCTATCATGTATATACAATGTTTTTCATTGTGGTAAGACACATAAGATGAAATTTATAGTTTCAACCATTTTTAGTTATACATTCCACTggtattaagtatatttacattattGTGCAGCACCACCAATCTCTAGAAATTTTCCATCTTCCTAAAATTaaactttgtacccattaaacaataacacCTCATCTCTTcccactgtccctcccccccaccagaaACCACCTTTCTACTTTGTTTGTATGGATTTGAATATTCTAGGTacttcatgtaagtgaaatcataccatatttgttcttttgtgactggcttatttcatttaacataatgctcTCAATGTTCACCCATGTTATAGCTtgcaacagaaatttctttcccttttaaggctgaatagtattctattgtatgaatatacattattttgtttattcattcatctgttgatggacataaGTTGCTTTCAGACTTTTGGATATTGTGACAAATGTTTCTGTGGACATGGGTGTGTACATATCTGTTCAGTCCTGAGCCCCATTTTGGAGAATTAACTGTTGAACTACGGCAGAATTCCCAGGGGCCCTGACCTGGGTAGCTCTCTGCTTTGTCTATGAGCCTCCAATGAGTCCAGTCACCTGGAGGCCTGACCTTTATAGGGAAGAAGGGAAACAGCCCTGCTGACTGTCCCAGAGACAGTGTTGGACCCTGGATGAGAGGCcaaaaacagaatgaagagagCTTTAAGGCAGAGCCAGGTTGAGAAGTTCAATGTTATTTCAAATGGaatcaaaattttcttcttttcacataAATCTTCTGAAAGTCAAGGATTACAGGAGAATTGCCCAGGAATCAAGGAAGGACATGTCACTTCTGCTTCAGGCTGTATCCACCAGGCTCACAGGACCCAGGTATTATCTAGATGAGCCATACCCAAATCTGAGAGACATGAGAGAGTGGCCAAGGGAGGTTCTGTCCACCTATAGATGCCCACCAGGGGCACAGCACAGGGGCCACCAGATTGAAAGAAAACTTCCACCAGTACTGCAATTGAATTCAGAAGGCAGAAGCTCAATTCAGCATATCCCTACCTACTCCTTGATGCTTAAATTCACACATGTGGGGACTCAGCCTGGTATTCATGGTGAGGACTTTGGCTGAAGCACTACTCACAGCCCCTGGAAGAGACAGTGATGGTGGACACTTCCCTGGTATGGAACTGTATCATCCTTATACTGTTTGACTCAAAGAAAGacctggaggggagagagggatgggggagggcacTAGGGTATGAATGGAAGAGTAGGAGGCAGTGACTTTCAGTACAGTGGAGAAGAGGTGCTTTTTTGCCTCAAATGGGTGACAAAACATGGCACCTTCTTCAGCACCTCTGAAGAAGAAGAGCTGATGAGACCATGAAAGGCTATATTTTCTGTGTAAAAGTTGACTGGAAACAGACCACTTCAAAATGCCACTTTGAATCttcaaagaactgaaataaaataactacCTAGCCagcaaaattattcttcaaaaatgaaagtaggggtgcctgggtggctcagtcagttgggtggtgaactttggctcaggtcatgatgtcacaactggcaagttcaagccctgtgtcatgctctgtgctgacagctcagagcctggagcctgtttcagattctgtgtctccctctctttctgcccctccccaactcattctctgttccccccacctcaaaaataaaagaaaacacttaaaaaattttaaaaaaataaggtaaaataaagacattctcagaccaagtaaaaggagagaaacctcaaaaatatttaaagattggAAGGATTCAGAGTATGTTTTCTGTTTACAGTAGGCAGTTACAATAGAAACTTAATTTGAAAAACTCTAACTGCCTGTACATTTAGtagtatatttctaaataatccaaGGATCAATGAAAAATcatataagaaataagaaaatactttgaactGACAGATAATGAACATATGGCATAGCAAGACTTCTGAGATGCAACCAAAGCAGGGcacagaggaaaatttatagccttaaatttcatatattaaccatgcttgaaagacacagagaggggagaagagggaaaattgGCTAAATCTCTAAGACATGGGCTCCCATGGAAGTAGAATTATTTAGTGATAagacaggtttaaaaaaattaactaactAAAAGATATATTATCAAGTTCCAACCAAAAATAAATCCTTAAGAGTGTTCTTTAGGGGATAGAAAATGGTCACAGTGAAAGTAATGTTGAAGGAATGATGCAGAGAAGAGAGTAAATCCAATTTATTTAAGACAATCATATTGTCTTATGGGCTTTCAAATATGTAGAATTCAAACACATGACAGCAAGAACATACAAGGTGAGTGGGAAGTTAGGAGTAGTAGTATTCTAAGGTATTCTCACCATCCTTGAAATGATAAAAGTATTAATTTACAGTAGACTCAATTAACTAAATGTTGCTTATCACAATTGTTAGAGGCACCActaaaagaagagtaaaataagGAGTAAATAAGGCCATTAAGAGgaataattgtaataataaaaatatcttgataATTCAGAGGAATATAAGAACAGACAATGAGGTAATTAGAAAACATGTAGAAATATGGCTGATTGGAACCCTAACAtattaataatggtaataatagctGTCAGTGAGCAGTAATATGAGTcattgtaaatggaataaatccTCAACATAAAAGACCCTtagactgatttaaaaaatgtttgctgctCACAAAAGCACATCTTAATGAGTAGGACATCACCTGTGAGAAAAAAGATGGATGAAGATATATcatgaaaataacaatgaaaacaatgcTGCTGTAGTAACTCTGACATCAGACAAGATAGACTGCAGAGCAAGAGGAATTACTTGGGATAAAAGGTACAACTTATAATGATAAATGGTTGACCACCAAAATAGTAACAGTTCTATTTGTATAAGCACTTAATTATAGTCTCataatatataaagcaaacattatgAGAAAAGAAGAACAGATAAATTCACAATCAAAATCATGAGAGACTTTAACACATCtctgaaaaatagacaaaaaagtgacccaaacccaaaccaaatCAAACTAAACTTActacaacaaaataaagcaaaaagggTAAATATATGGAAGGTTTGAATGAAATGGTGTATTGAGATAGATATCTAACTCCTAAAAGATACAGAATACACATTGTGTTCAAGAAGATATATAGGTGTCTacatggctcagttgcttaagtgtcccactcttgatcagtttgtgatcttgtggttatgggatcaagccccatgtctagctctgcactgagactggaacctgcttggaattctctccctctttctctctctctgctccttctcttttcacactgtctctctctcaaaaataaaaataggggcatctgggtggctcagtcggttgagcatccgactttggctcaggtcatgatctcacagtctgtgagtttgagccccgtgtcgggctctgtgcttacagctaggagcctggagcctgctttggattctgtgtctccctctctctgaccctccccctttcatgctctgtctctctctgtctcaaaaataaacattaaaaaattaaaaaaaaataaaacttaaaaaaaagaacatatagaGTGTTGGCCATATTCTGGgcaataaaacaaatctcaataaattttgaACAAGAGAAATAATAGGATATTTTCTAACTATAGTGGGCTTTAGCTGGAAGTCAATAAAAGATGATTAGAAAGTTGGCTAtggtagaaattaaacaacacagcTACAATAGCCCACAGGTCAAGAAAGAAGTTGCggtgaaaataagaatatattttttgaatttaggGAAAACTAATAATAAGCATATCACCCTGGGAGACTGAAGCCAGATGTACTTTCTGGAAGAGGAGGATCAGACAGCTCCCCCACCTGTTTCATTGCTGACCACACACCCTGTACTCCCCTGGGTCTGGCTGGTGCTGTGGGCTCCAGCCACGGTTGTAAGCAGTCTTGGCCACTGCCTCCATTCCTCAGAAATGGGATCCCCAGGGTTCCTAGGGATTAGTGTGATTCTGGCAGTCCTTGGTGCACTGCCAGGGAGGCAAGCAAGGTGGATGCAAGACTTTGCATGAGTGGGCTGAGATAGCAGTAGGGACCCTCTCAGGGAGCAGCTCGGGTAGGCATCCCTGGAAATGTGCAGGGAACAGAGTATGTTGCATGCATGTCATTGTGTTCAGGGTTTTTGTGATAAGGGGGTGAAAATGTGATCCTTTGCTCTGCTTTCTGTTTGGTAATGATGGGAGGAACAAGGCAGGTGGATGGAGAGGTGGAGTGGGATAGAGGTGCCAGTCAAAGCGGGGAGGTCAGCAGctctgagggcagggctgggataTTGAGTTATGGAGGGCAACCCAGCAGTAGCTACCATCTCCTCCCTCCGTGTGTCGCCAGTCCTTGGTGCTGACAAAGGACAGAATGTTCCTGAAGATGCCTCTGCTTCTGAGGCTCATTGTGCTGGGTGCTCATGTCTggaccattaaaaaagaatttgtagaCATTAGTATGCACCATGGTTATTTTGTGGCATCTGTGGAGTTTGCTTTGGCTCTGTTCAATGAAGACAACAGTAAAGAGCACTCATACAGGTTGCTGGGTGGGCCCAGCAAAAGGTAGGTAGCTGTCATTCTGTCCATTCCCAGATTCTGGTCCCCACGAACTGCCATGAGCCAGGCACCATGCGAGCAGAACTCTGAAGGGGGGTGGTGTCTCACCTCTAAATCATACTCCTGAAGAGATGAGGTATAGCCCCTTCTGTGCACAGAGCCCACCAGCTTCCCTCAGTCTTCCTGTTTTTtgaccctctccctcttccttggaCACCAGCCAGCCCTGGACACCTGGAGGTCATAGGAGCTCCTTGGGCACAGGTGTTTCACTTGCTCTCCCTGTGCCTGTGCCCTGTCCTAGCTCAGGGTCTGGTGACCATGCAAGTGGGGTTGGGGGTGCATGggtatgtgtatgtgagtgtgtttttgg
Encoded proteins:
- the LOC128311382 gene encoding LOW QUALITY PROTEIN: probable cystatin-16 (The sequence of the model RefSeq protein was modified relative to this genomic sequence to represent the inferred CDS: substituted 1 base at 1 genomic stop codon), coding for MFLKMPLLLRLIVLGAHVWTIKKEFVDISMHHGYFVASVEFALALFNEDNSKEHSYRLLGGPSKSQPWTPGGHRSSLGTGVSLALPVPVPCPSSGSGDHASGVGGAWRWTIIFLMELKLHHTICKKXDEDINNCPLQEGPGEKKVDCTFVVDARPCLSQFSLLNSTCVQK